The Verrucomicrobiota bacterium genome contains the following window.
TCCTGGATTTTGGCCCGCGGCGACGTTTCTGAATACGAAGGCCGCGAGGTCACCGCCCGTGATGACGGCTGGCTTTCCGACGCGCACCAGCGTCACGCCGCCAAGCGGCAGGATCCGACCAACTTCAAACTCGAAACCCGAAACCCGAAACCCCGCCGCCTCTTGCGCGCGTCGGCAAGCCATCCCGTGACGCAACTCTGGTACGCCCGCCAGGGCATCATCACGCCCGAAATGGAATTCATCGCCATCCGCGAAAACCATCGGCTGGGCAATTGGCGATCGGCGATTGGCGATCTGCGAAATGACAACCTCCGCAACGACCTTCACAAACAACACGCTGGCAGTTCACAATTGGCTATCGGCTCATCGTCCTCAGCTATCGGCTCATCGGCTTCGGCTATCGGCTCATCGGCTTTGGCTACTGGCTCATCGGCTATCGGCTATTCTGAATACGCGCCCAGCGTATTCCGCCGCTTCCCCCAACGCATCCCGGCTGAAATCACTCCCGAATTCGTCCGCTCCGAAGTCGCCGCCGGCCGCGCCATCATCCCGAACAACATCAATCACCCCGAGTCCGAGCCGATGATCATCGGGCGCAACTTCCTCGTGAAAATCAACGCCAACATCGGCAACAGCGCCGTGGCATCGTCCATCGAGGAGGAAGTCGAGAAGATGCGCTGGGCCACCAAATGGGGCGCGGACACCGTCATGGACCTCTCCACCGGCAAGAACATCCACGCCACGCGCGAATGGATTCTGCGCAACT
Protein-coding sequences here:
- a CDS encoding phosphomethylpyrimidine synthase; the encoded protein is MIATKESFEPHSTEPLPNSRRVYVSGKLHPDVRVPLREISQAPTKSFNGQIEENEPVRVYDTSGPWGDPDFKGTVEEGLPPLRRSWILARGDVSEYEGREVTARDDGWLSDAHQRHAAKRQDPTNFKLETRNPKPRRLLRASASHPVTQLWYARQGIITPEMEFIAIRENHRLGNWRSAIGDLRNDNLRNDLHKQHAGSSQLAIGSSSSAIGSSASAIGSSALATGSSAIGYSEYAPSVFRRFPQRIPAEITPEFVRSEVAAGRAIIPNNINHPESEPMIIGRNFLVKINANIGNSAVASSIEEEVEKMRWATKWGADTVMDLSTGKNIHATREWILRNSPVPIGTVPIYQALEKVGGKAEDLTWELFRDTLIEQAEQGVDYFTIHAGVLLRFVPLTANRMTGIVSRGGSIMAKWCLAHHKENFLYTHWDDICDIMAAYDVAFSIGDGLRPGSIA